A window of the Lactuca sativa cultivar Salinas chromosome 7, Lsat_Salinas_v11, whole genome shotgun sequence genome harbors these coding sequences:
- the LOC111877263 gene encoding F-box/FBD/LRR-repeat protein At2g26030 translates to MMDSSRNPEEYPILSKRPHSENENLEDRISNLPDALLCYILSLVPTICAVRTTILSKRWNTLWTYVDNYDFENPNEKHQHFIEFGETVLRNSNVSSIQRFRLSCSWGDNVHGISKLYVWICTAVVRNVKEFDLSIRTKTPIELPKILFTCETLVSLKLSSTNFITFPEIIRFSSLKILQIRHWKCMVDDPMKNILDCSPVLEELYLQFVVFQNLQKLNLRCFTLKRLTISTLYPKPLKENLLHDVVIDTPRLEYLNFEDSHSNGVELNQLPVLASANLHIFGLNLGVFEFLSRVSNVKHLILFLKAGMDVLPVPNLLLINLTNLEIQVTDNWEFVCSILKCSPNLQVLTCEKAVRCSINRHHASICDWRAPVDVPKCLLCLTRIEIRINGCDNEMELVKYLLHNAMALKIMVIGRSVNFVKKWESRILKELLRFRRGSIMCEVVFGS, encoded by the exons ATGATGGATTCTTCAAGAAATCCTGAAGAATACCCAATCCTTTCAAAACGACCACATTCCGAGAATGAGAATCTTGAAGATCGAATCAGCAATCTGCCAGATGCATTGTTGTGTTACATATTGTCTCTAGTTCCTACCATATGCGCTGTTAGAACCACCATTTTATCCAAAAGATGGAACACCCTCTGGACTTATGTCGATAACTATGACTTCGAAAACCCAAATGAGAAACATCAACATTTCATCGAGTTTGGGGAAACAGTCTTGAGGAACAGCAATGTATCATCGATTCAAAGGTTTCGTCTTTCTTGTTCTTGGGGTGATAATGTTCATGGAATCTCTAAGCTTTATGTGTGGATTTGCACTGCAGTTGTGCGTAATGTGAAGGAGTTTGATCTTTCAATCAGAACGAAAACACCCATCGAGCTTCCTAAAATCCTGTTTACTTGTGAAACCCTTGTCTCTTTGAAGTTATCTTCGACTAATTTCATCACATTTCCCGAAATTATTAGGTTTTCGAGTCTCAAAATCCTACAAATTCGTCACTGGAAATGCATGGTTGATGATCCGATGAAGAACATTCTGGACTGTAGCCCTGTTCTTGAAGAATTATACCTTCAATTCGTCGTTTTTCAGAATCTGCAGAAACTAAATCTTCGTTGCTTCACGTTGAAACGATTAACGATTTCAACTCTATATCCAAAACCACTAAAAGAAAACTTGCTGCATGATGTTGTAATCGATACTCCTCGACTTGAATACCTTAATTTCGAAGACAGTCACTCTAATGGCGTCGAATTGAATCAACTCCCTGTTCTAGCTTCTGCAAATCTCCATATCTTTGGTCTTAATCTTGGTGTTTTCGAGTTCCTTTCTAGGGTTTCGAATGTGAAACATCTAATCTTGTTCCTTAAAGCTGGAATG GATGTTCTTCCTGTTCCTAATCTTCTGCTCATTAATCTGACCAATTTGGAAATTCAAGTAACTGATAACTGGGAGTTCGTCTGTTCTATACTCAAATGTTCACCAAATTTACAAGTACTTACATGCGAAAAG GCTGTTAGATGCAGCATAAATCGGCACCATGCATCAATCTGTGATTGGCGTGCACCAGTTGATGTGCCGAAGTGTTTGTTGTGTTTAACGAGGATCGAGATCAGGATTAATGGCTGTGATAATGAGATGGAACTGGTGAAGTACTTGTTGCATAATGCAATGGCGTTGAAGATCATGGTGATTGGTCGTTCTGTTAACTTTGTGAAGAAATGGGAGTCGAGGATTCTCAAGGAGTTGCTAAGATTTCGGAGAGGGTCGATTATGTGTGAAGTTGTGTTTGGATCTTGA
- the LOC111877304 gene encoding protein disulfide isomerase-like 5-4, which produces MVSSAKLKSVDFYRKIPRDLTEASLSGAGLSIIAAVSMMFLFGMELHNYLSISTSTSVIVDRSSDKDYLRIDFNISFPALSCEFASVDVSDVLGTNRLNITKTVRKYSIDKHLRATGSEFESGPVTNMLKHDDDNDEEYGEGSVALNGRNFDRISHQHSILVVNFYAPWCYWSNRLKPSWEKAAKIIRERHDPEIDGRIIMGRVDCTEEVDLCRRNHIQGYPSIRIFRKGSDVRDENGHHEHESYYGDRDTDTLVNTMEELVAPIAMDSHLALEGKSGKTEENAKRPAPSEAGCRIEGFVRVKKVPGNLVISARSGFHSFDGSIMNMSHVISDFSFGRKINARVMSDLKRILPYIGVSHAKLNGQAYLTDPEDHANVTVEHYIQVVKTEVMRSSHQLIEDYEYTAHSSLMHAHSVPVVKFHFELSPMQVLITENSKSFSHFITNVCAIIGGVFTVAGILDSILHNTLRLVKKVELGKNF; this is translated from the exons ATGGTTTCGAGTGCCAAGCTAAAATCTGTCGATTTTTACAG GAAAATCCCAAGAGATTTAACAGAAGCGTCACTTTCAGGTGCCGGCTTGTCTATCATAGCAGCTGTTTCCATGATGTTTTTATTTGGAATG GAGTTACATAATTATTTGAGCATCAGTACCTCGACATCTGTCATTGTTGACAGAAGTTCAGATAAAGATTACTTACGGATAGATTTTAATATTAG TTTTCCAGCTTTATCATGTGAGTTTGCATCTGTGGATGTGAGTGATGTACTGGGAACT AACAGGTTGAACATAACAAAAACAGTTCGCAAATATTCAATTGATAAACATCTAAGAGCTACTGGCTCTGAGTTTGAGTCTGGACCTGTTACTAATATGCTCAAacatgatgatgataatgatgaagAATATGGTGAAGGATCTGTTGCATTAAATGGACGCAATTTCGATAGAATTTCTCATCA GCATTCAATTTTGGTTGTAAATTTCTATGCTCCTTGGTGCTATTGGAGTAACCGTTTG AAACCCTCATGGGAGAAAGCAGCCAAAATAATAAGAGAAAG ACATGATCCAGAAATAGATGGCCGTATCATTATGGGGAGGGTTGACTGCACTGAAGAAGTTGACCTGTGTAGAAg GAACCACATACAAGGTTATCCATCTATTCGGATATTCCGAAAGGGCAGTGATGTTAG gGATGAAAATGGGCACCATGAGCATGAATCATATTATGGCGACCGAGATACAGATACCTTGGTGAAT ACAATGGAAGAATTGGTTGCACCTATTGCAATGGATTCACATCTGGCCTTGGAGGGTAAATCTGGAAAAACTGAAGAAAATGCAAAGAGGCCTGCACCATCAGAAGCAGGATGTAGAATCGAAGGGTTTGTACGAGTCAAGAAG gTTCCGGGCAATCTTGTAATTTCAGCCCGTTCAGGGTTCCACTCGTTTGATGGTTCGATAATGAACATGTCGCATGTGATTTCTGATTTTTCATTTGGTAGGAAGATCAATGCAAGGGTGATGAGTGATCTTAAGCGAATACTGCCTTACATTGGTGTAAGCCATGCCAAGTTGAATGGCCAGGCATATCTCACTGACCCTGAAGATCATGCAAATGTTACG GTAGAGCATTATATTCAAGTTGTGAAGACCGAGGTAATGAGGTCATCTCATCAACTGATTGAGGATTATGAGTACACAGCACATAGTAGCTTAATGCATGCTCATTCAGTCCCTGTTGTCAAGTTCCATTTTGAGCTATCTCCAATGCAG GTCTTGATAACAGaaaattccaaatccttttcTCATTTCATCACCAATGTTTGTGCCATTATTGGTGGTGTTTTCACG gtTGCTGGGATACTGGATTCGATTCTACACAACACTTTGAGACTGGTGAAAAAAGTTGAACTTGGAAAAAACTTTTAG
- the LOC111877305 gene encoding early nodulin-like protein 1: MAKPVIIISHLSLLLLILNANAFEFMVGGSGDWSLASTSYNQWAERSRFQIGDTVLFKYQSGKDSVVQVTKEDYDNCNAASPIAKYDDGHSMVKLNESGPHYFISGLVDNCKKNEKVVIVVMADRSHRSPPSSPPSPAPAGEESPSPPPAGEESQSPPPAPATEDNNPTASPNVATSIITSSVYSIIAFVGSSLVFVF; the protein is encoded by the exons ATGGCAAAACCGGTCATAATCATCAGTCATTTAAGTCTTCTGTTGTTGATCCTGAATGCTAATGCATTTGAATTCATGGTTGGAGGTTCCGGTGATTGGAGTCTCGCATCAACCTCATATAATCAATGGGCCGAAAGAAGTCGTTTTCAAATTGGAGACACCGTTT TGTTCAAGTACCAATCCGGGAAGGACTCGGTGGTTCAAGTAACAAAAGAAGATTACGACAACTGCAACGCAGCATCACCCATTGCAAAGTACGATGACGGTCATTCCATGGTCAAACTGAATGAATCGGGGCCTCATTACTTCATAAGTGGACTTGTAGACAACTGTAAAAAGAACGAAAAGGTTGTAATCGTTGTCATGGCAGATCGGAGCCACCGGTCACCGCCAAGTTCTCCACCGTCTCCCGCTCCGGCAGGCGAAGAGTCGCCATCTCCTCCTCCGGCCGGCGAAGAGTCACAGTCTCCACCCCCGGCTCCGGCAACCGAAGATAATAACCCGACAGCATCTCCAAATGTTGCAACATCAATCATCACAAGTTCCGTGTACTCTATTATTGCTTTTGTGGGCTCTTCGCTTGTCTTTGTTTTTTGA